GCACAGGAAGTCTAGAGTTTTGAACCATACAACAGAACTACTCATTACAGAGCATATCAGGGACGCATTCTTGTATATTATGATCAAACGATAACACGGACACAATGCCGTTGCCCCAGCAACCTGCTTCTGGTATTAGTGTAACAGCATAGAGTGAGGCCTAGAGGACCCGCCAAATCCATGCATGTAATTCATCTCTTCTTAAAACCATACTTCTTGCGCTCGTAGAAGAGATCGGTCTTGGCGCTTCCTAGGTTGACAATCTTGGGGCACCCATCTCGGTCCTTCTCCTGCTGCGTGCACTCTTTACAGTAGTAGGCGTCTGAGATGCCAACTCCGCCGCAGATGACGCACCTTCCCTGGAACGAGCCGTAGTTGCACTCGTCGCAGACCCGGACAAGCGTACATGGGCGCACATACGAGTCACAGATGACGCACTTGCCATCACACTTCTCACACAAGCGACCAATAGCAATGCCAGGCTGCTTCCGGCACATGATGAGATCAGGGTGATGCTTCGCCATGGCTGTCAGATGCTAACCTGCAGAACCATATTCGAATTCATATAAGATTAGAATATAGCAATGTTAATCTGTAAGTAACAGGGATAACAAGCAGATGAACAGTCCGTTTGTCAAGCATCACCTTGTAAGAGGAGCAAACAGTTAATGAGGTTACCATTATAACTACTAGCAAATTGAACACCACAGAGAAGCAAATAGTCGTTCGATTAATTATTCCGAAAACAGGAAAAAAGCAAGCTCTTTCGGAACTACGAATTCCTCCAGCTCCAGGCTACATGCCATTGTTGGGTCAGGTTTATGAGAAATAATGGAAGGCCAAATTATACTGCTACTACAGCtcatacaaaaatgacaaatacAGTGAGTATGGCTTAAAATGTCACCAGCACCATtccaatatactccctccgtcccaaaataagcgTCTCAattttagtacaactttgtactaaaagTTGTACTGAAGTTGAGACAATTATTTTGTGACAGAGTATTTATTTGGCAACATCAGGGGGTTTTCAAACATATTTTCATGGGATATCTTACAAAGAGAAACAATGTTACCGACAAGCTAACCAACTTGGAAGCCAACGAATATCTCCTGACAGAGATATCTCATCATAAAGAAGGTGCAGTTCCATGCAAGGGTACACATCATAGGAGCATGTTGTGACATACTGACATCTAGGCACATATTTCTACTCAAGGTACAGCAAATCACTGGAGCAGATGTTCTCACCGACTAGTGGCTGAGCTAGAAACGCGCTCATGGCAAGGTCACTTGCAGCCCCTGAATGCTACCCCATGATTTGATCCTTCAGGTATGGTAGgttcccccgcaaaaaaaaagatgTGGTATGTTAGGTGATGTGATACTGACTTCCAAGTTGGAAGCTGCTTAAAACATTTCCAATCAATGGTCACCTAGTTCACACAGATTTGCATACTGCAATCTAGTGAACCTATTCATTATTGTTATTAATTCCAGTAAGAAGAAGGAAGTATTCAAATTACTCGAGCGGTTGAGCCACAAATCTGTGTCAAAGAGTAACCGACTAATTGTAACTCACAATTTGTGCCAAATTGAATACCTAAACAGCCAAGATGAGCATGACTGCGCTATGGCAACAGCAAAGCAACGGCTCCAGTATACCATGGCCCACAGCAGTTTAGTTAGGCTGAAGGCCAAGCGGCAGCTCCACCCACATCATCAATTGTAGGCAAGGTGCGAGTCCTTCTTGGACTCGGCTGCGTCTTTTCTCtaaaaatactccctccgttcacaaatataagatgttctagCTTTTTCTGATTCACATGTATATAGACACGTTTGggtgtgtttgttcactcatttcagtccgTATGTACTCCATAATGAAATATCCAAAACCTGTTGAATttgtgaacggatggagtatatgaCAAAACACCATAAACGCAAGTTCTAAGTTATAATCACCAAATGCAGGATAGGTTTGGAAAAGCTTCCCAAAGTATTTACTAAACACTTTGACACATCAAAGTAAATAGCCATGCTTTGCCAAAAACAGCTTGTTGAGAGTTAGGCTCATCAATCATCTTGCAAGTAACATGCGTCAACAAATTTGCTAGCCTCCAATTCCACTTATACTTCAAGGAGAGGAGTCTGCTCCATCTTCTACAACCCGTGGCCACACAAGATTCAGCAGCACCCACAACATTTCGTCAAACACTTCACGTGCAGGAGCGCAAAACGCCCAGCATAAGGCAAAATCATCTGACTCAAGCCAGGCGGAAGGTCGCCACCGCCGGTGCCACCGCGTTTACCGGCGGCCgcacagccccgaccaatggatAGAGACCCCTAGTCCCCTACTCGAGCCGCACAGGTTCTAGGGCATATGTTTCTGGCGACGGAAAAGAACCATGGTTCAACCAGAGAGGTTTTGGATTCGGTGGGCACGCACCTTGGAGAGGAAGCGCTGGCTGCGGCGGCGGTGTCGCTCCGTGCTCCTGGCGGCGACGACGATACACGACGGGCTCGGCTAGGTCTCGCGGCGCGGCGGAGAGTGATGCTGCTTCCTTTTTCGAGGGATGGGTGCTACAAGAAGCTTGTACTCCAAAAAAAAAAACTCATccaatccaacggctggaaacGGCGTGAcaagtttttttttgaggaaaGCATAGCTTTCATTACTTAACTATGGTGAGGCATATCGCCCACAACACACTCGCCCACACGGGCTGGTACATCAGAATCCCACTGTAAAAAGTGGTTCGATTCACACAGGCGGCCAATATTGGCGAGCTCATGGGCCACCGTGTTCGCACTACGTCTACAAACTTAAATGGAAAAGAAAGAGAACCACAATTTCAGTTGGTATTTCATGTCCTCTATAGCTGCTGCGTACGCTGATGAGTCCACCCTGCGCAAATTCAAGGCTTCCGACAGGAGTTGTGAATCCATCTCGAACTCCATTCTTAGCATGCCAAGATCTGCCGCAGTGGTGATGGCTTTGGACATGGCTATCACTTCAGCAGCGAACGCATCCGACGTATGCTCCTGTCGTCCGGCCCGTGCATGCACCAACGAGCCATCCGCCAGCCTCACGGTGACCCCCCATCCAGCATGCTCCTGGCCCAGCACAAACGAGCCGTCCACGTTAATTTTGTAAACGTCCGGAGCCGGGGGTTACCACTTGTCTAGGGACAACTTGTCGGCTTTTTTTACAGAAGATCTCGCCGAACTCAAGGACGCTGCTCCTCGTCTGTCATGCCAGTTTCGCTGGTGAGAGCGACAGCTCCCCTTCTCTCACCTTGTTCCTATTGGCCCACCACAGTCACCAAAAGGTGAGGATATGCAATCTCTTCTTTTCATCTAGCCCCCAAATATAGTCAAGCATTGCATGCACGCCCTCGATCTTCTCCAGATCATTTCTTTCCTTCTCCATGGCCAAGTCTCGCCACACCTCCTTCACAGCCTTGCACTTGGTAAATAGGTGCGCCCCATCCTCCTCTCCTCTGCTACAGAACATGCACTTAGTATCTTCTATTGGAATGCCTCTCCGAGCGACCGTGGTACAAAGCGCCAGGGACTCGTGTTTGATCCTCCACGTGAACATCTGGATATTTCTGGGACAAGGTAACCTCCAGATTCGTTTCCAGGAGTCATCGCGAGTACCGTTCAGATTTCCCGGGACCATAGAGCTCGCCCCCGCTCCTCCATCCCTACTATTTCTCTCCAACTGAATAAATAGTTTATAGGCGCTCTTAACTGATGGACCCCTTTATTGTCATACTGCCATGCCATGAAATCTTTCCATCTCTAAGAGGGATACGGAGGATATGTGCCACATCATCATGCCAAAAGGTGTCTCTCACAAGCTGCTCATCCCACGAGCCTGTATATGGATCAATGAGTTCACTTACTTGCTGCAGAAGGCACTGACCACGTGGCGTGATAACTGTTCTCGACCAGGGCCGAGGTATCCAAGGGTCGGACCATATGTTAACACTTGTACCATCCCCGATTCTCCAAATGACGCCTTCTCTGACAAGTTGGACACCATGGAGCAAGCTACGCCATGCATAGGAGATACCCGCAGCTGGTTGTGCTTCTAGAAGCTATCCATCTGGGTAGTACCGAGCTCTCAAGATCTGTGCACACAGCGATTCCGGGTGTTGGATTAGCCTCCAAACCTGACGGGACAGCATGGCGACATTGAACGCGTGCATATCTCTGAAGCTGAACCCTCCTTGTGCCTTTGGCATCGTCAGTTTATTCCATCCTATCCAGTGGGTCGTGTGTTCCTTATCTTGCTGACTCCACCAATAGTTCCCAATCAGTGAACTAAGCTCCTCACAGAAAGTCTTTGTCAGGTAGAAGCATGACATAGCGAACGTGGGTATAGCCTGGGCCACCGTAGTGACTAGTGTTTCCTTCCCCGTTTTCGCAATCAGTCTCTCCTTCCAACCATAGATCTTCCCCGAGATCGCGTTCTTGACAAACGCAAACGCCTTCTTCCTCGATTTACCAACGTGAACAGACAGACTAAGATATTTTTCGTTCCAAGTTTCGCTCTGGATCTACAAGGCGTTCTTCACTTCATTCTTTGCTGTCGCGCTGGTGTTTGGACTGAACATGATCGCCGACTTTTCTAAGTTTATGCATTGCCCTGAGCAACTTTCATAGAGGTCCAGAATTTCCCTCAACGACTCTGCCTCCTCCCTCTTCGCCTTGAGCAGTAACACAGAATCATCTGGAAACAGTAGGTGTGAGACTACCGGTGCTGTCGGGCAGATTTTCACACCCCCTATTCGGCCAGTTGCTTCCGCATCATGTAACAATGCCGACAACCCCTCCGCGCATATGACAAAGAGATACGGCGAGGATGGGTCGCCCTGACGTAACCCTCGGGTGGGAGTAAACTACTCTGTTAACTCTCCATTGATCTTGATTTGATAACGCACAGTGGTAACACAGTTCATCACTAGGTCGACCCATCGAGTGCCGAACCCCAACTTGAGAAGCATTGCCCGCAGGAAGTCCCATTCAACTCTTTCATAGGCCTTGCTCATGTCCGCCTTCACCGCCGCAATACCATCCCCCCTCTCCTCTTATTCAGTAGAACATGCGACAATTCATAAGCAAGGAGTACATTGTCGGTGGTGAGACGACCAGGAACAAAAGCGCTTTGATTGTCCGATATAATATCCGGGAGCACTAGCTTCAACCTGTTCGCGATCACCTTGGAACATAACTTGTATACTACATTGCACAGACTGATGGGTCTTAGATCCTTGATTCTACTCGGATTCTTCACTTTTGGGATGAGTACCACGACAGTATCATTCCATCCGTCCGGCATCGGGCCCCCCTTGAGGACCGAGATCACTTCATCTACAACCTTCTCGCCCATGAAATGCCAGTGTTTCT
This sequence is a window from Aegilops tauschii subsp. strangulata cultivar AL8/78 chromosome 7, Aet v6.0, whole genome shotgun sequence. Protein-coding genes within it:
- the LOC109784567 gene encoding PHD finger-like domain-containing protein 5A, which codes for MAKHHPDLIMCRKQPGIAIGRLCEKCDGKCVICDSYVRPCTLVRVCDECNYGSFQGRCVICGGVGISDAYYCKECTQQEKDRDGCPKIVNLGSAKTDLFYERKKYGFKKR